A stretch of DNA from Schizosaccharomyces osmophilus chromosome 2, complete sequence:
TGAACAGCTCTGGCTCGCTGTTCTTAAAAAGCCTAGCAGCATTCACGTATCTGGTAGATTCCCTCGTGCTTCTAAGGCTGTGAACACTGCTCTCTCAAACTCTTTGCAATACGTTCGTACCTTGACTAAAGTTATCCGTGAAGCTGAAGCTGGTCAATTAAAACGTCAAAGGAAGGGCAAGGGTATGCTTTTTGATCCTTCTAAGCCTAAGCGTTTGAGTATCTTCGTTGCTGATCAGTTTCCTGAATGGCAAGCTCAATACGTTTCTTTACTCCAAAAATTTTACAACGAAGCCGAAAATAAATTTGATGATAAGGCTATTATCTCCAATGTCGACAAGAAGGCTATGAAGGTTGCTATGCCCTTTATTCAACAATTCAAACAATCGGTTATCAACCGTGGTGAACACGTTGCTGCATCATCTATTTTCAGTCGTGAGTTAGGATTCAATGAGCTCGACGTTTTGCAGGAAGTTAAGCCCTATTTAATTGGCAATGTCGGTATCAAGGAGCTACGCATTATTCATATCCAAAAGCGTACCGATGATTCTGCTCCCATTACTGGACTTGTCGAAAGCGGTCCCGAAGCTGGTACTACAATTGAAATTGCTGCCAATTTTGCAAATGCCGTTCCTGGACAACCcacctttttgtttgaaaacGTTACTGcttaataaatttaaatCTCTTAAAAAGAGTTGCATACATGCTCTGGTATTTGGTATAGATAGGAGTTAATAATagctgtttgttttgttgtaCTAGATTTGGTCTATGTTTTTGTAATGAGTTGTAGATTATTAAACACTAGATAGAAGATCTAACATCTTAGTACTATGTACTAAAAGTTCAATTTCCTAAACTATATCTTATAAGATCATGAATTGATGTACTTGGATTTTTACTTATTGGTTTTACCTTGATAACCCATTCGTACCAGGTGCAAAATTTTCGAGAACTTTGCATTTCCAAAATCCAAGGGAAGGTTGGTATAATTTACTGTGTTATTACAATTAAATATGTCGGAATTAAAAGAGGTAGGCAAAAATTGTAGAATATCTACTCACAAAGTTAGTTAGCAGGATTTTTGCATGATCAGAATCCACAGGTGAGAATGCTGGCTACTCAGCATTTACTCCCTTATACTGCAAGGAATAGCCCTCAATTTGATATTTGGTTTAACAATAACTGTGAACCTGTGAAGGATTTGAAGGCTTTATTGAAGGATAAACCGCAGATTGCTAGCCAAGCCATTACCGCGTTGGTAAACGTATCTCAGAATGCCTCAGTTCGGAGAGTTTTGATGGACGAGGAATTTCTaaatcttgtttttggCATTATCACTAATCCTGTGCACGGTCTCGCCGATTTGTCATGTATGGTTCTGTGCAATTTAGCTAAGGAGGAAGATTTTGTTCGCATCTTAGACATGAAGGTTCCTCTTCGCGAGTTTTCTCTTAGTAGAAATATTATTGATCAATTGATGGACCTTTTTGTAAAGGGAACAAATCATggtataaataaatatgcGAACTTTGACTTCCTTGCCAATGTGTTTGCAGATATGACTcgttttgaaaaaggaaggaagTATTTCACTACAATCCAAGAATATGACAATGTTTATCCTGTGTCTAAATTGATTGTCTTTACGGAACATAACTCTATGTTGCGGCGCACAGGTGTATCAGctatcataaaaaatatttgctTTGATGCACCTTTTCACAAAACGCTTATGGACGAAGAAGGCGTAAATTTGCTTCCCTATCTTTTCCTTCCCTTGGCTGGTCCAGAAGACttggatgaagaagatatGGAGGGCATGTTTGATGAATTGCAATTGCTTCCCGATGACAAGAAGCGTGAACCTGATATGTTTATAATGAAAACGCATGTCGAATCTTTAATTTTGCTTTGTGCAACCCATGAAGGAAGAGAACACTTGAGAAGTCGCAAAGTGTATCCTATTATTCGTGAACTGCATCTTCACGTTGAGGACGAGGATCTTCAAGCCCTTTGTGATCAGTAAGTATAAATCTTTGGGACATTTTTGGCTAACTATGACAGATTGGTTCAGTTGCTCGTCCGTGATGAAGCTACTGAAGAAGTAGAAAAAGCTACTGAAAACCCACCTGACGAGGAAGACGCTATTATAGAAGTCGATTAGatatatattctttttgaaaagcgAGGAAACCGGTTGGGAAATGTGGTTATTATTAGGTTTtgacaaaaatgaataaactTTTGGACTGTGGGAGCACAAATAGAAGTAAGCACTCGTCCAGAATAAAAGGGTAATGTAAAGTTATAATTTAATAACATTTACTTGGAcacaactttttttttacatatggttttttggtttgtttagAACGGCTTGTCGCAGATCTGCACACTTAATGTGGATACGGGAGGGATATGAAAATGGATCTAACGAAATTGGTATTTTGTTATGAAAATATGGCCAGCAGGGCCTGTTAAAAGGGTCCACCGAAAGGCATCGATATCCGCGAAAAGTTGCAGTTAATAGAGATCGATTCTTGGTCCGTA
This window harbors:
- the hgh1 gene encoding chaperone for translation factor EF2, Armadillo-type fold, Hgh1, with product MSELKELAGFLHDQNPQVRMLATQHLLPYTARNSPQFDIWFNNNCEPVKDLKALLKDKPQIASQAITALVNVSQNASVRRVLMDEEFLNLVFGIITNPVHGLADLSCMVLCNLAKEEDFVRILDMKVPLREFSLSRNIIDQLMDLFVKGTNHGINKYANFDFLANVFADMTRFEKGRKYFTTIQEYDNVYPVSKLIVFTEHNSMLRRTGVSAIIKNICFDAPFHKTLMDEEGVNLLPYLFLPLAGPEDLDEEDMEGMFDELQLLPDDKKREPDMFIMKTHVESLILLCATHEGREHLRSRKVYPIIRELHLHVEDEDLQALCDQLVQLLVRDEATEEVEKATENPPDEEDAIIEVD